Proteins encoded within one genomic window of Methanosarcina barkeri str. Wiesmoor:
- a CDS encoding DHH family phosphoesterase translates to MIKECPDCHGRGYEVVSTEICPQCKGKGKSKSIDFMKMSEKNLDSILKNGAACEKCKGTGSIEVTTPCKTCNGLGKIYTCKVCGARIENPQDPDEEVCDSCSHSQYVYALDESCDLKDVEAGKLYHGVVSSKASFGVFVDFNPHVRGLMHSSNIVVSPEVGDSVIVLVKSIKAGGKLDLIPKTIKKYETVELEKELPLKNSAEIDSSMKGKLLRIEGEVIQVKQTSGPTIFTISDEGGFVPCAAFESAGKRSYPHIDVGMIVSITGEVTLRDDQIQIEVMSMKLLTGEKEAVVKGRVERVIDEKASPADIPFLVQSEIMEKLKPRMLHVAKEIKKAILHSTPIILRHHADADGITSAIAIERAILPLITEIGGMDAEYYFYKRAPSKAPFYELADVTRDISFALEDLSRHGQKMPLIILVDNGSTEEDVPSMRQAKVYGIDMLVIDHHHPDEIVDQYLIGHVNPAHVGGDFGVTAGMLCAEVARMINPDISDTIKHLPAVSAVGDRSEAPEAERYISLVSDRYTLEELKEMALALDYEQFWLKFSSGKGLIDDILDLGDHETHKNLVSLLCEQANTMIQDQLETCLFNVKSQKLANGTIMNVIDVENYAQKFTFPPPGKTSGEVHDVLTKKYPDKPVVTIGYGPDFAVIRSKGVLMNIPKIVRELREEMKGAGVSGGGHLVVGSIKFVEGMRTEVLSRLAEKIAATEVEY, encoded by the coding sequence ATGATTAAGGAATGTCCAGACTGCCACGGGCGTGGCTATGAAGTTGTTTCAACTGAAATCTGCCCTCAGTGTAAGGGCAAAGGTAAATCAAAATCAATTGATTTCATGAAAATGTCAGAAAAAAATCTTGACAGCATTTTAAAAAATGGTGCTGCATGTGAGAAATGTAAAGGTACTGGAAGTATTGAAGTAACAACTCCCTGTAAAACCTGTAATGGTCTTGGAAAGATATACACATGCAAGGTTTGTGGAGCACGTATCGAGAACCCTCAGGACCCCGATGAAGAAGTATGTGATTCCTGTTCCCATTCTCAGTATGTTTATGCTCTTGACGAGTCCTGCGACCTTAAGGACGTGGAAGCAGGAAAACTTTACCACGGGGTAGTGAGCAGTAAAGCTTCTTTTGGGGTCTTTGTCGACTTTAATCCTCATGTAAGAGGACTTATGCACTCTAGCAATATCGTTGTTTCTCCTGAAGTAGGGGATTCCGTGATTGTTCTGGTAAAAAGCATCAAGGCCGGAGGAAAGCTGGATCTGATACCTAAAACCATTAAAAAATACGAAACTGTCGAGCTTGAAAAGGAGCTTCCACTCAAGAATTCAGCTGAAATCGACTCCAGTATGAAAGGCAAGCTCCTCAGAATCGAAGGAGAGGTAATTCAGGTAAAGCAGACCAGCGGGCCCACGATTTTCACAATTAGCGATGAGGGAGGCTTTGTGCCCTGTGCAGCCTTTGAGAGTGCAGGGAAAAGGTCCTATCCGCATATTGATGTAGGAATGATTGTTTCCATTACCGGAGAAGTGACTCTGCGAGATGACCAGATCCAGATCGAGGTCATGAGCATGAAATTGCTGACAGGAGAGAAGGAAGCAGTTGTCAAGGGCAGAGTTGAGAGAGTAATTGATGAAAAGGCATCTCCTGCGGATATTCCTTTCCTTGTCCAAAGCGAGATTATGGAGAAACTTAAACCCAGGATGCTCCATGTTGCCAAAGAAATCAAAAAAGCTATTCTCCATTCAACCCCGATTATTCTAAGGCATCATGCCGATGCTGATGGCATTACTTCGGCAATTGCAATTGAAAGGGCGATCCTGCCCCTTATTACGGAAATTGGGGGAATGGATGCGGAATATTATTTCTACAAGCGTGCTCCGTCCAAAGCTCCTTTTTATGAACTTGCCGATGTTACGAGGGATATTTCGTTTGCGCTTGAAGACCTTTCCAGACATGGGCAGAAAATGCCGCTTATAATTCTCGTAGACAACGGATCAACAGAAGAAGACGTACCTTCAATGCGGCAGGCCAAAGTCTATGGAATCGATATGCTTGTTATCGACCACCATCATCCGGATGAGATTGTTGACCAGTACCTGATAGGGCATGTAAATCCTGCGCATGTAGGAGGGGATTTCGGAGTCACTGCCGGAATGCTCTGTGCTGAAGTCGCTCGTATGATTAATCCCGACATTAGCGATACAATAAAACATCTCCCAGCGGTTTCAGCAGTCGGAGACCGTTCAGAAGCTCCGGAAGCTGAAAGGTATATCTCTCTTGTCTCGGACCGTTATACTCTTGAAGAGTTGAAGGAAATGGCTCTGGCCCTGGACTACGAACAGTTCTGGCTGAAATTCAGTAGTGGAAAGGGCCTTATCGATGATATTCTGGACCTTGGAGATCATGAAACCCATAAAAACCTTGTTTCCCTGCTATGCGAACAGGCAAATACCATGATCCAGGACCAGCTTGAGACCTGCCTCTTTAATGTAAAGTCCCAAAAACTGGCAAATGGAACCATCATGAACGTGATAGACGTTGAAAACTACGCCCAGAAATTCACCTTCCCGCCACCAGGAAAGACTTCAGGAGAAGTTCATGACGTGCTTACCAAAAAATATCCGGATAAACCCGTGGTAACCATTGGATACGGCCCTGACTTTGCGGTCATCCGTTCAAAGGGTGTGCTCATGAATATTCCGAAAATCGTCAGGGAACTCAGGGAAGAAATGAAAGGTGCAGGTGTCAGCGGAGGAGGACATCTGGTTGTAGGCAGTATCAAATTTGTAGAAGGAATGAGAACTGAGGTGTTATCAAGGCTTGCCGAAAAGATAGCAGCCACCGAGGTTGAATATTAA
- a CDS encoding orotate phosphoribosyltransferase-like protein yields the protein MKNIEDLIQKAVELQSNGLVTGQIADELNVSRETVTWLLTRSKKEVAAPAPKDISVNWSNIGKSATRLHYISLALCDMVLETLEETNAEVDVVVGVAASGIPLASMMANELGADFALYHSRKGQDVVQPGQKGTISRNFGGVAGKNCVIVDDVITTGSTTMEVIEQLREMGAKPRAVAVLVDKKGADMIANVPIRSLVRIVRLD from the coding sequence ATGAAGAACATAGAAGATTTAATCCAGAAAGCTGTGGAATTGCAGAGTAACGGGCTTGTAACCGGCCAGATTGCCGATGAACTCAATGTTTCAAGGGAAACGGTTACCTGGCTTTTAACCCGTTCGAAAAAAGAAGTAGCAGCCCCCGCTCCAAAGGATATTTCCGTAAACTGGAGCAACATAGGAAAAAGTGCTACACGACTCCACTACATCTCACTTGCGCTTTGCGACATGGTGCTTGAGACTCTGGAAGAAACAAACGCCGAAGTCGACGTTGTTGTCGGTGTCGCTGCAAGCGGCATTCCCCTAGCAAGCATGATGGCAAATGAACTGGGAGCTGATTTTGCCCTGTATCATTCCCGTAAAGGACAGGATGTAGTCCAGCCAGGTCAAAAAGGAACAATAAGTAGAAACTTCGGAGGCGTTGCCGGCAAGAACTGTGTGATCGTAGACGATGTTATTACCACCGGTTCTACAACTATGGAAGTCATTGAGCAGCTTCGGGAAATGGGCGCAAAGCCAAGAGCTGTAGCAGTTCTCGTAGATAAAAAAGGCGCAGATATGATTGCTAATGTCCCGATCCGGTCTCTTGTAAGGATTGTACGCCTGGACTAA
- a CDS encoding NOB1 family endonuclease translates to MTYYIADSAVFIMGNCDLDSSLIITVPSVTEELKSRDSALRFDLAKEGGLRVEWPDPEMVKEVREMAEHTRDSEELSKTDLEILAKALEYKDRGILLTDDYAVQNVAVQLGIQVKPIAQKKIKDIIIWQKQCIGCKKTFDKGDVCPICGSPLKKKRKKSRKEKSYF, encoded by the coding sequence ATGACCTATTACATAGCAGACTCAGCTGTTTTTATAATGGGAAACTGTGACCTGGACAGTTCCCTCATAATTACCGTTCCTTCGGTTACGGAAGAATTGAAAAGTAGGGACTCCGCACTTCGTTTTGATCTTGCAAAAGAAGGAGGGTTACGTGTGGAATGGCCAGATCCCGAAATGGTAAAAGAGGTTCGGGAAATGGCTGAGCACACGCGTGACTCCGAAGAGCTCTCAAAAACGGACCTTGAAATCCTCGCAAAAGCTCTTGAATATAAAGACAGGGGCATATTGCTTACGGACGATTATGCAGTCCAGAACGTTGCTGTGCAGCTTGGAATTCAGGTTAAACCCATTGCCCAGAAAAAAATAAAGGATATTATTATCTGGCAAAAGCAGTGTATAGGCTGTAAAAAAACTTTTGACAAAGGGGATGTCTGCCCTATCTGTGGTTCCCCCCTTAAAAAGAAAAGGAAAAAAAGTAGAAAAGAAAAGAGTTATTTTTGA
- a CDS encoding sugar O-acetyltransferase: MEFKMREKEKMLAGKPYRAFGEELVAERQAAKELIFEFNSLHPSKIEQRNKIIQRLFGKTGKNFIIEPPFRCDYGYNISIGENFYANYNCTIIDCAKVTIGDNAFIAPNVSLFTAGHPVHSDIRNYQLEYATPIFIGDNVWLGGGAIVNPGVIIDDNVVIGSGSVVTKDIPANVIAVGNPCRVKRKITEKDKTNFLEMMHND; the protein is encoded by the coding sequence ATGGAATTTAAAATGAGAGAGAAAGAAAAAATGCTAGCAGGCAAACCGTATAGAGCTTTTGGGGAAGAACTAGTCGCAGAACGTCAGGCTGCAAAAGAATTGATTTTTGAATTTAATTCTCTTCATCCAAGTAAAATTGAGCAACGAAACAAAATCATTCAAAGACTCTTTGGCAAAACGGGCAAAAACTTCATTATTGAACCACCCTTTCGCTGCGATTATGGATACAATATCTCCATAGGAGAGAATTTTTACGCCAATTATAATTGCACAATTATCGACTGCGCTAAAGTTACCATCGGTGACAACGCTTTTATCGCACCCAATGTGAGTCTTTTTACTGCAGGACATCCCGTACATTCCGATATACGGAATTACCAGTTAGAATATGCCACCCCTATTTTTATAGGCGATAATGTTTGGCTTGGTGGTGGTGCTATTGTGAATCCGGGTGTTATCATTGATGATAACGTCGTCATTGGTTCTGGAAGTGTAGTAACAAAGGATATTCCGGCCAATGTAATCGCTGTTGGCAATCCTTGTAGGGTGAAACGCAAAATTACAGAAAAAGATAAAACTAATTTTTTGGAGATGATGCATAATGACTAA